A single genomic interval of Syntrophobotulus glycolicus DSM 8271 harbors:
- a CDS encoding beta-galactosidase/beta-glucuronidase-like protein, producing MFKRLVLIIISLFALSLFSLCVSWHNDPEVELYSDSGVSSFSRLAQDLSGKWSKYSSIKEAFLAQNDAGDESTNLMDRLSGEDSIVLPSSGEFKVVAKQFKVNSKWGARNSILALDGVYGKVRVYLNGINHVNVIGEFDGYGETHNLEIQPSRFDYGKTNTLFIETIRGGAANHQALESIFSPTAKITGKIILEAVTETSIDLEHTSVDFEPGKKQLLVNAMLWHHESLQNGPWVLEGKLIRDKTVVAQCLLPLASDGSYRQKAGLVFDLPEVSLWSPLQPELYELDLTVSNAMGDQDSIQFPVGLRTAEEKNGKILLNGSLWNVQGIALTPGQESELRHSKGQKAWLAEQKKNGFNMIYFVDQFPDESWLSSADQIGMGIWAELPAGRIFSKQELEQESLEIFVGRARQHPSLLAWTIIKGLDGTEEEKDGINERKQLVEPAPVFALDFRAGGMRQEGIETVNAGNQTLSGAWGSIAPVKEADQKNHWPQERLTAIIWALISIVVAFQGLRSVNWRYKELDNGNPKRKLRRAFFWSAIGFICRMFTLAAVMTDLIFRIPQPLNFWLQEEFTFIGALQSQQPLLLILTTGLLLALCRLLQVGVAAPAFPGSPEALSLTCWLERRYVWFPLVAVLWVLLFWNLPIYVPAAVYVLLTVIAFPIRFRDCRRIGAKYRCLFLVPLLGILLAIFGAAWNYSDFLYLYRIFMG from the coding sequence ATGTTTAAAAGATTAGTTTTAATCATCATTAGTCTATTTGCCTTATCCCTTTTTTCTTTATGTGTTTCATGGCATAATGACCCGGAAGTCGAGCTGTATTCAGACAGCGGTGTCAGTTCCTTTTCCAGACTGGCCCAGGATCTAAGCGGCAAATGGAGTAAATATTCAAGTATAAAAGAAGCTTTTCTGGCCCAAAACGATGCTGGTGATGAGAGCACTAACCTTATGGACAGGCTTTCCGGAGAGGATAGTATTGTCCTGCCTTCCAGCGGAGAATTCAAAGTTGTGGCTAAACAGTTTAAGGTAAACAGCAAATGGGGGGCCAGAAACTCTATTTTAGCTTTGGACGGGGTCTATGGTAAGGTAAGAGTTTACTTAAACGGAATTAACCATGTCAATGTCATTGGCGAGTTTGATGGATATGGTGAGACACATAATCTGGAGATTCAGCCCTCAAGGTTTGATTATGGAAAAACCAATACACTCTTTATTGAAACAATAAGAGGCGGCGCGGCAAATCATCAGGCTTTAGAAAGCATTTTTTCGCCAACGGCAAAGATCACGGGAAAAATTATCTTGGAGGCAGTTACGGAAACAAGTATAGATCTTGAACATACCTCAGTTGACTTTGAGCCGGGGAAAAAACAGCTCCTGGTCAATGCGATGTTATGGCATCATGAATCCTTGCAAAACGGCCCCTGGGTTTTAGAAGGAAAGCTGATCAGGGATAAGACTGTTGTTGCTCAATGCTTGCTGCCTTTGGCGTCCGACGGCAGTTACAGGCAAAAAGCAGGTCTTGTTTTTGATCTGCCTGAGGTTTCCCTGTGGAGTCCGCTTCAGCCGGAACTTTATGAGCTGGATCTGACAGTGTCCAATGCAATGGGAGATCAGGACAGCATCCAATTCCCGGTCGGCTTGAGAACGGCGGAAGAAAAAAACGGCAAGATTCTTTTAAATGGTTCTCTCTGGAATGTTCAGGGGATAGCCTTAACGCCTGGGCAGGAATCAGAGCTCCGGCACAGTAAAGGACAAAAGGCCTGGCTGGCCGAACAAAAGAAAAATGGGTTCAATATGATCTACTTTGTCGATCAGTTCCCCGATGAGAGCTGGCTTTCTTCCGCGGATCAGATCGGGATGGGAATATGGGCCGAACTGCCTGCGGGCCGGATTTTTTCCAAGCAAGAGCTTGAACAGGAAAGCCTGGAGATTTTTGTCGGCAGGGCTCGGCAGCATCCTTCCCTGCTTGCCTGGACAATCATCAAAGGGCTGGATGGTACCGAGGAAGAAAAAGACGGGATTAATGAGCGGAAACAACTTGTCGAGCCGGCGCCCGTCTTTGCTCTGGATTTTAGGGCCGGGGGGATGAGGCAGGAAGGGATTGAGACAGTGAACGCCGGAAATCAAACCTTGAGCGGGGCTTGGGGAAGTATTGCACCGGTGAAGGAAGCGGATCAGAAAAATCATTGGCCTCAGGAAAGGCTTACGGCGATAATCTGGGCTTTGATCAGTATTGTGGTTGCTTTTCAAGGCTTGCGCTCAGTGAATTGGAGATATAAGGAATTGGATAATGGGAATCCAAAAAGAAAATTGCGCAGGGCGTTTTTTTGGAGCGCAATCGGGTTTATCTGCAGGATGTTTACACTCGCCGCAGTGATGACTGATTTGATATTCAGAATTCCCCAGCCTTTAAATTTCTGGCTGCAGGAGGAATTTACTTTTATTGGAGCTTTGCAGTCTCAGCAGCCTTTATTGCTCATCTTGACCACAGGGCTGCTGCTGGCCTTGTGCCGGTTGCTGCAGGTTGGTGTCGCGGCTCCCGCTTTCCCGGGCAGCCCGGAGGCCCTGAGCCTTACCTGCTGGCTGGAACGAAGATATGTATGGTTCCCGTTGGTCGCTGTTTTATGGGTCCTGTTATTCTGGAATCTTCCCATCTATGTGCCGGCAGCGGTCTATGTGCTTCTGACCGTGATCGCATTCCCGATCAGATTTAGAGATTGCAGGCGGATTGGGGCCAAATACCGCTGTCTCTTCCTTGTTCCTTTACTCGGAATATTGTTGGCCATCTTTGGGGCGGCTTGGAACTATTCTGATTTCCTGTATCTTTACAGAATCTTCATGGGTTAA
- a CDS encoding DUF362 domain-containing protein encodes MAYVITDDCISCGACVDECPANAISEGDSKYVIDADSCADCGVCVDACAANAIVEG; translated from the coding sequence ATGGCATACGTAATTACAGACGATTGCATCAGCTGCGGGGCTTGTGTTGATGAATGTCCCGCCAACGCGATCAGCGAAGGTGACAGCAAATACGTTATTGATGCTGATTCTTGCGCAGATTGCGGCGTTTGTGTTGATGCATGTGCAGCTAACGCAATTGTTGAAGGTTAA
- a CDS encoding histidinol-phosphatase — protein MLDLHVHLLGHLERTGSQENIRGFLDKAVEAGLSEIGFTDHDDYFDHLDFGLIREVAAEYPHLRVKVGLEADYREGEEGRIKSLLSRFDFDYVIGSVHEIRGWLFDMPQEEQAHYIKEPDRMYKDYFRLLEKAARSGLFQIIGHLDLIKIFGVRPKTDVRELAAGVLDAVQESGLAVEINTNGRYKPVGEWYPEQKLIEEVIRRNIPLALGSDAHVPENVGRDIQEVAALLRKMGVGQIVSFDREKKILINL, from the coding sequence GTGCTTGATTTGCATGTACATTTGTTAGGTCACCTGGAAAGAACAGGTTCTCAGGAAAACATTCGCGGTTTTTTAGATAAAGCGGTTGAAGCCGGCCTGTCTGAGATAGGCTTTACAGACCATGATGATTATTTTGATCATCTTGATTTTGGTCTGATCAGGGAAGTGGCGGCAGAGTATCCTCATCTGAGGGTCAAGGTTGGTTTGGAAGCGGATTATCGGGAAGGTGAGGAGGGACGGATAAAAAGTCTTTTATCCCGGTTTGATTTTGATTATGTGATCGGTTCGGTTCATGAAATCAGAGGATGGCTGTTTGATATGCCGCAAGAGGAGCAGGCACACTATATCAAGGAGCCGGACAGGATGTATAAAGACTATTTCCGGCTTCTTGAAAAAGCGGCCCGCAGCGGCTTATTCCAGATTATCGGCCACCTGGACCTGATCAAAATATTTGGGGTCAGGCCGAAAACAGATGTCAGGGAACTTGCCGCCGGAGTCTTGGATGCCGTGCAGGAATCGGGGTTAGCTGTGGAAATCAATACCAATGGCAGGTATAAGCCGGTAGGAGAATGGTATCCGGAACAGAAACTGATCGAGGAAGTGATCAGGAGGAATATTCCCCTTGCTCTAGGTTCAGATGCTCATGTCCCTGAAAATGTCGGCAGGGATATTCAAGAAGTCGCCGCTCTGCTCAGAAAAATGGGAGTGGGCCAAATCGTCAGCTTTGACCGGGAAAAAAAAATTCTGATCAATTTATAA
- a CDS encoding DUF1858 domain-containing protein — MITKEMVIGQVLREYPETARFFLELGMHCLGCPSATMESVEGAALTHGKDPDELVAELNKAIAEN; from the coding sequence ATGATCACGAAGGAAATGGTTATCGGGCAGGTTCTTAGAGAATATCCTGAAACAGCTAGATTTTTCCTGGAACTTGGAATGCATTGCTTAGGCTGCCCTTCAGCAACAATGGAGAGTGTTGAAGGCGCTGCTTTGACTCATGGTAAAGACCCTGACGAATTGGTTGCCGAGCTGAACAAAGCTATAGCCGAGAACTAA
- a CDS encoding Fur family transcriptional regulator, which yields MNAVEILKGLKSRGVRFTPQRQAILEYLLSTHSHPTAEEIYKEVKEKFPGVSLGTIYNTLNMLKEHRFILELPCGDMSSRFDGNPVNHYHVMCSNCGVVVDFHVSLIDMDDLVSRETGFKVDTHNLVFYGLCPECRKK from the coding sequence ATGAATGCAGTTGAGATTCTTAAGGGATTAAAGAGCAGAGGAGTAAGGTTTACTCCCCAAAGGCAGGCGATATTGGAATATCTTCTTTCAACACATTCTCACCCTACTGCCGAGGAAATCTATAAAGAGGTCAAAGAGAAATTTCCGGGAGTGAGCCTGGGGACGATATACAATACCCTCAATATGCTCAAGGAACACAGGTTTATCCTGGAATTGCCCTGTGGCGATATGTCAAGCAGGTTTGACGGTAATCCGGTCAACCACTATCACGTGATGTGTTCTAACTGCGGAGTAGTGGTGGATTTTCACGTTTCCTTGATTGATATGGATGATCTGGTTTCCAGAGAAACCGGGTTTAAAGTCGATACCCATAACTTGGTGTTTTATGGGTTGTGCCCAGAATGCCGGAAAAAATAA
- a CDS encoding metallopeptidase TldD-related protein — translation MTNNLVNQLNDVLTAGQKHSTGRGARIREWRTNISGEMVLSAGIKNNIPGSIYTPPSLKSIQRGNVYIVWNDGKCSYGTVESIFQNKGFDWEKQLDYWRMAAFEDIYIAGVPQPQPIPEVKVENRSIRELIDDDHEPVFARLQEILDRCPAGVHLNANIMCSAGMNYVQSSTGLSVAYPDTAYALSWSLDSIVGNGFAQRRPVTEKEIAGLWGDSIRMNEAFQSRGNPVGVETAVIFTPSVTGQFLAQYIMANFNGESVLEGQSRFSREQFRAGEQVFSSGLELEINPLLPERWGSYPLTSEGIPACRTPLIQNGALNSPFLTVKNAQRWGTEPTALPAGGAGLILKHRRTGTWQDVLKKIDDGVIVHSILGLHTQNPVTGEYSLSAPCSLRVIRGEITGKVDIKISGSFWEILKSEETETASSDLYNYPYLITKTGAEAL, via the coding sequence ATGACCAATAATCTCGTGAATCAATTGAACGATGTTCTTACTGCCGGGCAAAAACATTCGACAGGGCGCGGAGCAAGGATCAGGGAATGGAGAACGAATATCAGCGGGGAAATGGTCTTGTCTGCCGGAATAAAAAATAATATCCCGGGCAGTATTTATACTCCTCCTTCTTTAAAAAGCATCCAACGGGGAAATGTTTATATTGTCTGGAATGATGGCAAGTGCAGTTATGGGACCGTGGAAAGTATCTTTCAAAATAAAGGGTTTGACTGGGAAAAACAGCTTGATTACTGGAGAATGGCGGCATTTGAAGACATTTACATTGCGGGTGTGCCTCAGCCTCAACCCATACCGGAGGTCAAGGTAGAGAACAGATCAATTCGTGAGCTGATTGATGATGATCATGAACCTGTTTTTGCCAGGCTGCAGGAGATCCTGGACAGATGCCCGGCCGGTGTTCATCTCAATGCCAACATCATGTGTTCGGCAGGAATGAACTATGTTCAATCCTCAACAGGCCTGTCCGTTGCATATCCGGATACCGCATATGCTCTTTCCTGGTCCTTAGACAGTATTGTGGGGAACGGGTTTGCGCAAAGACGGCCGGTGACGGAAAAAGAAATAGCCGGCTTATGGGGAGACAGCATTCGGATGAACGAAGCCTTTCAAAGCAGAGGGAACCCGGTTGGAGTTGAGACAGCCGTCATCTTCACCCCTTCTGTAACAGGACAGTTTCTAGCCCAATATATTATGGCTAATTTTAACGGAGAAAGCGTTTTGGAAGGGCAAAGCAGGTTTTCCAGGGAACAGTTCAGGGCAGGGGAACAAGTTTTCAGCAGCGGCCTGGAGCTGGAGATCAATCCTCTTCTCCCGGAAAGATGGGGAAGCTATCCTCTGACATCCGAGGGTATTCCGGCATGCAGAACACCATTAATCCAGAACGGGGCTTTAAACTCTCCTTTTTTAACCGTGAAAAACGCCCAAAGATGGGGGACGGAGCCAACGGCATTACCGGCGGGAGGAGCAGGGCTTATCCTGAAGCACCGGCGGACAGGAACCTGGCAAGACGTCCTGAAAAAGATTGATGATGGGGTAATCGTCCATTCCATTTTAGGGCTGCACACCCAAAACCCTGTTACAGGGGAATACTCACTTTCTGCTCCCTGCAGTCTCAGAGTAATAAGGGGGGAGATTACCGGGAAGGTGGATATCAAGATCAGCGGCAGCTTCTGGGAGATCTTGAAGAGCGAAGAGACAGAAACGGCTTCTTCCGATCTTTACAATTATCCTTATCTGATCACGAAAACCGGAGCTGAAGCCTTGTAA